The bacterium region CTTAGCGGGGAATCCGCTCAACAAGTAGGTAATTTTTATCGAAAATGTGGGATGGAGGTAGTGGAGGCGAGCTTCCTGCCGGACCATGTGGGCTTAGAGTTGGAGCTAATGAGTTATCTGAAACAAAAAGAAGCCGACGCCTTGAAAAACGGAAATCAGGATACCTCCAGGTGGATGGAACTTCAAAAGGAATTTATGGCCGACCACCTGGGTAAGTGGGTGCCTCAATTCTTTACCATGGTGGAAAAAGGGACAGAGTCCCCCTTCTACAAAGAGATGGCTAAGTTAGGCCGGGAATTATTAGTTGGATGTAACGGTTATGTCTTTGCGCCTTAGGGGCTGAACGCTTACCATTGGTAACCGTTCAGGGGGATAATGAAAGTTGAGGGGAAATTTTTGTAACTATTCAGCCCTTAAGGCACAAAGACACAAAGA contains the following coding sequences:
- a CDS encoding molecular chaperone TorD family protein, with product MEGLIPQEKDRGDKAEEAERISAVYKLLSRIFIGEVDAPFLRQVRTEGFCESLKSAGIDFGDEFLSRNEEELLEDLAVEYARLFIVPGISLPPYESVYAEGMLSGESAQQVGNFYRKCGMEVVEASFLPDHVGLELELMSYLKQKEADALKNGNQDTSRWMELQKEFMADHLGKWVPQFFTMVEKGTESPFYKEMAKLGRELLVGCNGYVFAP